From Carettochelys insculpta isolate YL-2023 chromosome 22, ASM3395843v1, whole genome shotgun sequence, one genomic window encodes:
- the LOC142024897 gene encoding butyrophilin subfamily 1 member A1-like isoform X1, translating to MKILAIYYSSRTRSFLLDSIIFFFTFCVHKLESAQFTVTGPGHPVIAMAGEDTVLPCRLSPRMSAENMEVRWYRSDFTSIVHLYQRGKDEYGQQMSEYRGRTELFEDDIAYGAVDLGILRVRHSDEGQYHCFVQDGAFHAEAVLELKVAAVGSVPRISVDSHQDGGIRVVCQSFGWYPAPDVLWRDFTGQPLSSSTEMKSEEEHGLLEIKSTIITKNSNKNLSCSVRNVLLRQEKESITFYLSDSFFPRASPWMVAWSMTVMILSVVICLTFFLFKLKGKHLDTISKLRRELEWRRSLGDAVNVTLDPDTAHPRLILSEGGKSVRCADTRQRLPDNPQRFDLQSLTSAATLPTSGWEPVTCGPDPACSLRGSNSSTLGSSPSPGRCASQRWRSKEKQMCRLRSALFRVSLQGLRQLLTIHLFFC from the exons ATGAAAATTCTTGCAATCTACTACAGCTCCAGAACAAGATCCTTTCTTCTTGATTCCATCATTTTCTTCTTTACGTTTTGTGTTCACAAGCTGGAATCAG CCCAATTCACTGTGACTGGGCCTGGTCACCCTGTCATTGCCATGGCGGGAGAGGACACTGTGTTGCCCTGTCGCCTGTCCCCCAGGATGAGTGCTGAGAACATGGAGGTGAGGTGGTACCGTTCTGACTTCACGTCGATTGTGCACCTGTATCAGCGTGGAAAGGATGAGTACGGGCAGCAGATGTCAGAATATCGTGGCAGGACAGAGCTATTTGAAGATGACATCGCGTATGGTGCTGTTGACTTGGGAATTCTCAGGGTCAGACACTCTGATGAAGGACAGTACCACTGCTTTGTTCAGGATGGTGCCTTTCATGCAGAAGCTGTACTGGAACTGAAGGTAGCAG CTGTAGGCTCTGTACCTCGCATCTCTGTTGACAGTCACCAGGATGGAGGGATCCGAGTGGTGTGTCAGTCATTTGGATGGTACCCGGCACCTGACGTGCTGTGGAGAGATTTTACAGGGCAGCCTTTGTCTTCATCAACTGAAATGAAATCTGAAGAAGAACATGGTCTCTTGGAAATAAAATCTACCAttataacaaaaaattcaaacaaGAATTTGTCCTGTTCTGTAAGGAACGTTCTTCTGAGACAAGAAAAGGAATCAATAACATTTTATCTATCAG ATTCCTTTTTCCCAAGAGCATCTCCCTGGATGGTGGCTTGGAGCATGACCGTGATGATTTTGTCGGTGGTCATCTGCCTGACTTTTTTCCTATTCAAATTGAAAG gAAAGCATCTCGACACGATCA GTAAACTTCGCAGAGAGCTCG AGTGGAGGAGATCCCTTGGTGATGCAG tgaatgtgactctggatccagacacaGCTCATCCCCGACTCATCCTGTCAGAGGGTGGGAAAAGTGTGAGATGTGCAGACACACGGCAGCGACTGCCCGACAACCCGCAGAGATTTGAC CTGCAAAGCCTGACTTCGGCAGCTACGTTGCCTACCAGCGGTTGGGAACCTGtgacctgtgggccagatccagcctgcagcttaCGTGGATCCAACTCATCGACCTTGGGGTCCAGCCCCTCTCCTGGAAGGTGTGCAAGCCAGCGCTGGCGCTCCAAGGAAAAACAGATGTGCAGACTCCGTTCAGCCTTGTTTCGGGTGTCACTGCAAGGTTTACGCCAGCTCCTAACAATTCATTTATTCTTCTGCTGA
- the LOC142024897 gene encoding butyrophilin subfamily 1 member A1-like isoform X2 codes for MKILAIYYSSRTRSFLLDSIIFFFTFCVHKLESAQFTVTGPGHPVIAMAGEDTVLPCRLSPRMSAENMEVRWYRSDFTSIVHLYQRGKDEYGQQMSEYRGRTELFEDDIAYGAVDLGILRVRHSDEGQYHCFVQDGAFHAEAVLELKVAAVGSVPRISVDSHQDGGIRVVCQSFGWYPAPDVLWRDFTGQPLSSSTEMKSEEEHGLLEIKSTIITKNSNKNLSCSVRNVLLRQEKESITFYLSDSFFPRASPWMVAWSMTVMILSVVICLTFFLFKLKGKHLDTISKLRRELEWRRSLGDAVNVTLDPDTAHPRLILSEGGKSVRCADTRQRLPDNPQRFDVWPCVLGCEGFTSGRHYWEVEVGGGLYGAVGVARESVSGKGEISLSPEGGGIWAVGRCGDQHWALTCPEPPLSLSQAPRRIRVCLDCDRGQVTFIDAGAEAPIFTYPPGSIPGGRIRPWLCVLPGSQLRLCP; via the exons ATGAAAATTCTTGCAATCTACTACAGCTCCAGAACAAGATCCTTTCTTCTTGATTCCATCATTTTCTTCTTTACGTTTTGTGTTCACAAGCTGGAATCAG CCCAATTCACTGTGACTGGGCCTGGTCACCCTGTCATTGCCATGGCGGGAGAGGACACTGTGTTGCCCTGTCGCCTGTCCCCCAGGATGAGTGCTGAGAACATGGAGGTGAGGTGGTACCGTTCTGACTTCACGTCGATTGTGCACCTGTATCAGCGTGGAAAGGATGAGTACGGGCAGCAGATGTCAGAATATCGTGGCAGGACAGAGCTATTTGAAGATGACATCGCGTATGGTGCTGTTGACTTGGGAATTCTCAGGGTCAGACACTCTGATGAAGGACAGTACCACTGCTTTGTTCAGGATGGTGCCTTTCATGCAGAAGCTGTACTGGAACTGAAGGTAGCAG CTGTAGGCTCTGTACCTCGCATCTCTGTTGACAGTCACCAGGATGGAGGGATCCGAGTGGTGTGTCAGTCATTTGGATGGTACCCGGCACCTGACGTGCTGTGGAGAGATTTTACAGGGCAGCCTTTGTCTTCATCAACTGAAATGAAATCTGAAGAAGAACATGGTCTCTTGGAAATAAAATCTACCAttataacaaaaaattcaaacaaGAATTTGTCCTGTTCTGTAAGGAACGTTCTTCTGAGACAAGAAAAGGAATCAATAACATTTTATCTATCAG ATTCCTTTTTCCCAAGAGCATCTCCCTGGATGGTGGCTTGGAGCATGACCGTGATGATTTTGTCGGTGGTCATCTGCCTGACTTTTTTCCTATTCAAATTGAAAG gAAAGCATCTCGACACGATCA GTAAACTTCGCAGAGAGCTCG AGTGGAGGAGATCCCTTGGTGATGCAG tgaatgtgactctggatccagacacaGCTCATCCCCGACTCATCCTGTCAGAGGGTGGGAAAAGTGTGAGATGTGCAGACACACGGCAGCGACTGCCCGACAACCCGCAGAGATTTGACGTAtggccctgtgtgctgggctgtgaggggttcaccTCGGGGAGACActactgggaggtggaggtggggggtgggctatacggggctgtgggggtggccagagagtctgtGAGCGGGAAGGGAGagatcagcctcagccctgagggG GGGGGGATCTGGGCCGTGGGGCGGTGCGGGGATCAGCACTGGGCTctcacctgccctgagccccctctgtccctgagccaggccccccgcaggatccgggtgtgtctggactgtgacCGGGGGCAGGTGACATTTATCGATGCTGGTGCCGAGGCCCCGATCTTCACTTACCCGCCGGGCTCCATCCCTGGGGGGAGAATCCggccctggctctgtgtgttgCCAGGATCCCAGCTCCGACTGTGTCCCTGA